A window of Xyrauchen texanus isolate HMW12.3.18 chromosome 10, RBS_HiC_50CHRs, whole genome shotgun sequence contains these coding sequences:
- the LOC127650528 gene encoding cytoplasmic dynein 1 intermediate chain 1-like, which translates to MCVLWDLFCVCNCVVSAEVNLACSLPPVLRLTLSCAPSRTLQWDTDPSVLQLQADSELGQQTHRMGPSKITQVNFLPRELVSYSKATQTPLAALQSEDDRQPINNHSCSVTCREVQ; encoded by the exons ATGTGTGTGTTATgggatttgttttgtgtgtgtaattgtgttgttTCTGCTGAGGTTAATCTTGCGTGTTCTCTCCCTCCTGTCCTCCGCTTGACACTCTCTTGCGCCCCCTCTAGGACCCTGCAGTGGGACACTGACCCCTCTGTTCTCCAGCTGCAGGCAGACTCTGAGCTCGG GCAACAAACACACAGGATGGGGCCATCTAAGATAACTCAGGTGAACTTCCTGCCCAGAGAATTGGTCTCCTACAGTAAAGCGACTCAGACACCTTTAGCAGCCCTTCAGTCTGAAG ATGACAGACAGCCTATCAATAATCACTCTTGTAGTGTCACGTGTCGTGAAGTTCAATGA
- the LOC127650876 gene encoding pyruvate dehydrogenase (acetyl-transferring) kinase isozyme 2, mitochondrial-like, whose amino-acid sequence MKFAQLLLKNNSKLNIPMQVDRFSKFSPSPLSMKQFIDFGSANACEKTSFIFLRQELPVRLANIMKEIDFLPDKLLSTPSLKLLHSWYAQSLMELVDFLENNPDDKKVLTKFTEMLINVRNRHNNVVPTMAQGVLEYKEAFGVDPVTNQNVQYFLDRFYMSRISTRMLMNQHTLIFDGSTNPAHPKHIGSIDPHCDVVEVVKDAYESAKMLCDQYYLTSPEVEIKQVNFKGPNEPINIVYVPSHLYHMLFELFKNAMRATVETHETSLHLPPIKVRVSLGSEDLSIKMSDRGGGVPLRKIERLFSYMYSTAPSPVIEDTRNAPLAGFGYGLPISRLYAKYFQGDLQLYSMEGYGTSAVIYLKALSSDSIERLPVFNKSALRHYQTSTEADDWCIPSSEPKKLGKYEYSV is encoded by the exons ATGAAGTTCGCCCAGTTGTTGTTAAAGAACAACTCAAAGCTAAACATACCAATGCAAGTGGACCGATTTTCTAAGTTCTCTCCGTCCCCACTCTCAATGAAGCAGTTTATTGACTTTG GATCTGCCAATGCCTGTGAGAAGACCTCCTTCATTTTTTTAAGGCAAGAGCTTCCTGTCCGGTTAGCCAACATCATGAAGGAGATAGACTTCCTCCCAGACAAACTGCTTAGCACCCCCTCTCTGAAGCTGCTTCATAGCTG GTACGCCCAGAGTCTGATGGAGCTTGTTGACTTTTTAGAGAATAACCCTGATGATAAAAAGGTCTTAACTAA ATTCACAGAAATGTTGATCAATGTCAGGAACAGGCATAATAATGTGGTGCCCACCATGGCACAGGGAGTGCTGGAGTACAAGGAGGCCTTTGGCGTGGATCCCGTGACCAATCAGAACGTCCAGTACTTTTTGGACCGTTTCTACATGAGCCGAATCTCCACACGCATGCTGATGAATCAACACA CATTAATCTTTGATGGCAGCACCAATCCAGCCCACCCTAAACATATTGGCAGTATCGACCCACACTGTGATGTTGTGGAGGTTGTAAAAG ATGCCTATGAGAGTGCCAAAATGCTGTGTGATCAGTACTACTTGACCTCTCCAGAAGTGGAAATCAAACAAGTGAACT TTAAAGGACCCAATGAGCCCATAAATATAGTTTATGTGCCTTCTCATCTGTACCACATGCTCTTTGAACTCTTCAAG AACGCAATGAGAGCAACTGTGGAAACCCATGAAACCAGCCTACATCTTCCACCAATCAAAGTGAGAGTTTCTCTTGGGAGTGAAGACCTGAGTATTAAG ATGTCTGACAGAGGAGGTGGTGTTCCCTTGAGGAAAATTGAAAGGCTTTTCAGCTACATGTATTCTACTGCACCGAGTCCTGTGATAGAAGATACTCGCAATGCTCCTCTG GCTGGTTTTGGCTATGGTCTTCCTATCTCCCGCCTCTATGCCAAGTACTTCCAGGGAGATCTACAGCTGTACTCTATGGAGGGATATGGAACATCGGCAGTCATATACCTAAAG GCCTTATCCTCAGACTCCATAGAGAGACTGCCTGTTTTCAACAAGTCAGCCTTAAGGCATTATCAAACCAGCACAGAGGCAGATGACTGGTGCATCCCGAGCAGTGAGCCCAAAAAACTGGGAAAGTATGAATATAGTGTCTGA